One window from the genome of Parabacteroides sp. FAFU027 encodes:
- a CDS encoding TlpA family protein disulfide reductase, whose product MKKHILLVLLLTLLGQAGIAQNRVIKSPRVEAATHTNVIIDRIALSDTATVLDFTVSNYPGQWIIFAKKNYLINSDGGNKIYCKYAIGYNGQLGDKWYMPESGKVHFSLVYPPIDKKLSKIDFIEGDNIDGAFKIFGVEINPSKRKALLPEALEGNWLKTDGSNEWTLGMYEKAIVYQNKLWDKFYLKKEGGVYVLHIGAEKQSHRLYIKALANGDIKVGKDMNKLEVLSKCKTENKAFKYQNNAGYTSSFFHRDSAIVKGFVYGYHPKISKTGMAYVNDIFTGKQKALLIPIQENGSFEIKVPLVYPQNIYLSICNYHNQLYLEPGKDMTVFINLKYPNREVQANAIALPQSAYMGSLWKENEDIDNTYKFSYIDGQALRNKIKDMSALEFKEFCLDAMRAKQAQFKEYMTNHPVCLKAQKMREMDIVIHTWSEILSFEMYKEDQMTGNNDRATTVYREKYTPDYFSFIKPELLNNPQAVVCQFFELVINRVKMARCIQPDFIETHHAIADSLLADQSVPDNVRTLLEKIKRCQNEEALTNTLSADSALWSSFTNNTFRDKIQSISGNYYNQTRDKNYAKFFGLTNGFAMDLFRAQEYCNRMDAYFIGLNENSLSELEANLSTPFIKEHVRFLTKEKKAEISRMKESNKSKTEYTINKIPQVNPDKVFDTIIQKYKGKTIFIDFWATWCSPCRAGIKKMKPMKEELKDKNVVFVYITDESSPLDTWNLLIPDIKGEHYRLTKDEWNCLKAKFNITGIPHYTLVDKKGDVLKDGIYFNSEINEFKKMIEDALN is encoded by the coding sequence ATGAAGAAACACATCCTCCTCGTCCTGCTGCTGACCCTGCTCGGTCAGGCAGGAATTGCGCAAAACCGCGTAATCAAATCACCTAGGGTAGAAGCGGCAACGCATACCAACGTAATCATTGACCGGATTGCACTTAGTGACACGGCCACAGTACTTGATTTCACCGTCAGCAACTATCCCGGACAATGGATCATATTCGCTAAAAAGAATTATCTCATCAACTCCGACGGAGGTAATAAAATCTACTGCAAATACGCGATCGGGTATAATGGTCAGTTAGGTGATAAATGGTATATGCCCGAATCCGGTAAAGTCCATTTCTCTTTGGTATATCCTCCGATTGACAAGAAACTATCTAAAATTGATTTTATTGAAGGAGACAACATTGACGGCGCGTTTAAGATATTCGGCGTTGAGATCAATCCCTCAAAAAGAAAGGCTCTTCTGCCCGAAGCATTGGAAGGCAACTGGCTCAAAACGGATGGAAGTAATGAGTGGACATTGGGTATGTATGAAAAGGCCATTGTTTATCAAAACAAACTATGGGATAAGTTCTATCTCAAAAAGGAAGGAGGAGTCTATGTATTACATATCGGTGCAGAAAAGCAATCCCACAGGCTATATATTAAAGCGCTGGCGAATGGTGATATAAAAGTCGGGAAAGATATGAATAAACTGGAAGTGCTAAGTAAATGTAAAACAGAAAACAAAGCCTTCAAATATCAAAATAACGCCGGATATACTTCGTCATTTTTTCACCGGGATAGTGCTATTGTAAAAGGTTTTGTTTATGGCTATCACCCCAAAATAAGTAAAACCGGAATGGCTTATGTGAATGATATTTTCACCGGTAAGCAAAAGGCTCTACTAATTCCCATACAGGAGAATGGTAGCTTTGAAATCAAAGTACCACTCGTCTACCCACAAAATATATACCTCAGTATATGCAACTATCACAACCAACTTTATCTGGAGCCCGGAAAGGATATGACTGTGTTTATCAATCTTAAGTATCCGAATCGGGAGGTACAGGCTAATGCAATCGCATTGCCTCAATCAGCATACATGGGTTCTCTCTGGAAGGAAAATGAAGATATAGATAACACATACAAGTTTTCATATATTGATGGACAGGCATTGCGAAATAAGATAAAGGATATGAGCGCCTTAGAATTTAAGGAATTCTGTCTCGATGCAATGCGAGCAAAGCAGGCTCAATTTAAAGAATACATGACCAACCATCCGGTTTGCCTAAAAGCTCAAAAAATGCGGGAGATGGATATTGTAATCCACACTTGGTCTGAGATCCTTTCCTTTGAAATGTATAAAGAAGATCAAATGACCGGTAACAATGATCGGGCAACCACTGTTTATCGGGAAAAATACACTCCTGATTATTTCTCATTTATAAAGCCTGAATTATTGAATAATCCGCAGGCTGTTGTTTGTCAATTCTTTGAATTAGTAATCAATCGGGTAAAGATGGCCCGATGTATCCAGCCGGATTTTATAGAAACGCATCATGCAATTGCCGATTCATTATTAGCAGATCAATCTGTCCCGGATAATGTAAGGACATTACTCGAAAAGATAAAAAGATGCCAAAACGAAGAAGCATTAACCAATACACTTAGTGCCGACTCGGCTTTATGGTCCTCTTTTACAAACAATACTTTTCGGGATAAAATACAAAGTATTTCAGGTAATTACTATAATCAGACAAGAGATAAGAATTATGCGAAGTTTTTTGGGTTAACAAACGGTTTTGCGATGGACTTGTTTCGTGCTCAGGAATATTGTAACCGAATGGATGCATATTTTATAGGATTGAATGAAAATAGCTTATCTGAACTTGAAGCCAACCTTTCTACTCCATTTATTAAAGAACACGTCCGGTTTCTAACCAAAGAGAAGAAAGCCGAGATTTCCAGAATGAAGGAATCAAATAAATCAAAAACGGAATATACGATCAATAAGATTCCACAGGTTAATCCGGATAAAGTATTTGATACAATTATACAGAAATACAAGGGGAAAACGATTTTCATTGACTTTTGGGCAACTTGGTGCAGCCCATGCCGTGCCGGGATCAAAAAAATGAAACCTATGAAGGAAGAACTCAAAGACAAAAATGTGGTATTCGTTTATATAACAGATGAAAGTTCTCCATTAGACACCTGGAATCTATTGATACCGGATATTAAAGGGGAGCACTATCGCCTGACCAAGGATGAGTGGAACTGCCTGAAAGCAAAATTCAATATCACAGGTATTCCTCATTATACATTGGTGGACAAAAAAGGAGATGTATTAAAAGACGGAATCTACTTTAATAGTGAAATAAATGAGTTTAAGAAAATGATAGAAGATGCTCTGAATTAA